In a genomic window of Bemisia tabaci chromosome 1, PGI_BMITA_v3:
- the LOC109038804 gene encoding dehydrogenase/reductase SDR family protein 7-like: protein MSEISSGLSAIWWLPGVMSLPAWFIYRLFRSKKKVSQLQGKVVLITGASSGLGEALALVFYLIGCRVILASRRQEELERVRSELMSYRKHSAVTTYPPFVLTLDLSDLNVLPDHVTRAMKAFGHIDILINNGGISFRGDINNTNIDVDMKVMLVNYFGQVAVTKALLPHMINRRSGHIVAISSVQGRIALPYRSAYAASKHALQAFCDTLRAEVAQHNIKVTVFSPGYIQTRLSLNAMTGTGETYGIMDETTANGYTPKQVANRILRAIVYEEKEVVMASYLPRIAIWLRTLLPSLYFNAMNRRALKEARHEKMKSK, encoded by the exons ATGAGTGAAATCTCCAGTGGATTGAGTGCTATTTGGTGGTTACCAGGCGTAATGAGTCTGCCTGCCTGGTTCATCTACAGACTATTCAGGAGCAAGAAGAAAGTATCTCAACTTCAGGGGAAG gtcGTATTGATCACTGGTGCCAGCTCTGGTCTTGGTGAAGCTCTTGCGTTGGTGTTCTACTTGATTGGATGTCGAGTTATTTTAGCCTCTAGAAGACAGGAAGAATTGGAGAGAGTGCgttcagagctcatgtcttatcGTAAACACTCG GCTGTAACAACGTATCCTCCTTTTGTACTCACTCTTGATCTATCAGACCTAAATGTTTTACCAGACCATGTTACAAGAGCCATGAAAGCCTTCGGACACATCGATATTCTGATTAATAATGGTGGCATTAGCTTTCGAGGTGATATCAATAACACCAATATTGATGTTGACATGAAAGTTATGCTTGTCAACTACTTTGGGCAAGTTGCCGTGACTAAAG cacTCCTACCACATATGATAAACAGACGGTCAGGACATATTGTTGCTATCAGCAGTGTTCAAGGACGCATAGCTCTTCCATACAG GTCTGCATATGCAGCATCCAAACACGCCCTGCAGGCCTTTTGCGATACGCTGCGTGCTGAAGTTGCTCAGCATAATATTAAAGTCACTGTCTTTAGCCCAGGATACATTCAGACTAGACTGTCGCTCAATGCGATGACTGGAACTGGAGAAACTTATGGGA tCATGGATGAAACAACTGCGAACGGCTACACTCCAAAACAAGTGGCAAACAGAATACTCAGAGCGATTGTATATGAAGAGAAAGAAGTTGTAATGGCATCTTACCTACCGCGAATCGCAATATGGCTGCGTACGCTTCTGCCTTCACTGTACTTCAATGCAATGAACAGGCGTGCCCTGAAAGAAGCCCGACATGAGAAGATGAAGTCTAAATGA